One window from the genome of Anopheles merus strain MAF chromosome 3R, AmerM5.1, whole genome shotgun sequence encodes:
- the LOC121595257 gene encoding protein phosphatase 1B: MGAFLEKPMTSKHNEHGEGNGLRYGVGSMQGWRCEMEDAYHAKTGLGDSLDDWNYFAVFDGHAGDNVAKHCAANLLQRIITTTEFGNNDITKGIHTGFLQLDESMRNIPELASGLDKSGTTAVCAFISSQHLYIANCGDSRAVLCQNAQPIFTTQDHKPILPGEKERIQNAGGSVMVQRVNGSLAVSRALGDYDYKKVANLGQCEQLVSPEPEIFCRDREPADEFLVLACDGVWDVMSNEELCQFVHNRLEVSDNLVDVANQVIDTCLHKGSRDNMSIIIIAFPGAPPVSEEAQKREEALEQHLRARIEQILGEMSSIEYGALLKELAREDIPDLPPGGGLHAKCSYVSKVFKELHPKLAETCEMGNY, translated from the coding sequence ATGGGTGCCTTTCTGGAGAAGCCAATGACCTCCAAGCACAACGAGCACGGCGAGGGCAATGGGCTGCGGTACGGCGTCGGCTCGATGCAGGGCTGGCGGTGCGAGATGGAGGACGCCTACCACGCCAAAACCGGACTGGGCGACAGCCTGGACGACTGGAACTACTTCGCCGTGTTCGACGGGCACGCGGGCGACAACGTGGCCAAGCACTGTGCGGCCAACCTGCTGCAGCGCATCATCACGACGACCGAGTTCGGCAACAATGACATCACCAAGGGCATACACACCGGCTTCCTGCAGCTGGACGAGTCGATGCGCAACATTCCCGAGCTGGCGTCCGGGCTGGACAAGTCCGGCACGACCGCCGTCTGCGCGTTCATCTCCAGCCAGCACCTGTACATAGCGAACTGTGGCGATTCGCGCGCCGTCCTCTGCCAGAACGCCCAGCCCATCTTCACCACCCAGGACCACAAGCCGATCCTGCCGGGCGAGAAGGAGCGCATCCAGAACGCGGGCGGCTCCGTCATGGTGCAGCGCGTGAACGGCAGCCTCGCGGTGAGCCGGGCGCTCGGCGACTACGACTACAAGAAGGTGGCGAACCTGGGCCAGTGCGAGCAGCTCGTGTCGCCCGAGCCGGAGATATTCTGCCGCGATCGGGAACCGGCCGACGAGTTTCTGGTGCTCGCCTGCGACGGCGTCTGGGACGTGATGAGCAACGAGGAGCTGTGCCAGTTCGTGCACAACCGGCTGGAGGTGTCCGACAACCTGGTGGACGTGGCGAACCAGGTGATCGACACCTGCCTGCACAAGGGCAGCCGGGACAACatgagcatcatcatcatcgcattTCCGGGCGCGCCGCCCGTCTCGGAGGAGGCGCAGAAGCGCGAGGAAGCGCTGGAGCAGCACCTGCGGGCCCGCATCGAGCAGATACTGGGCGAGATGAGCTCGATCGAGTACGGCGCACTGCTGAAGGAGCTGGCCCGGGAGGACATTCCCGACCTACCGCCCGGCGGTGGCCTACACGCCAAGTGTTCGTACGTGTCGAAGGTGTTTAAGGAGCTGCATCCAAAGCTGGCCGAAACGTGCGAAATGGGAAACTACTAA